The DNA region TTGCTGTTGTCGCAGGCGGCGGTGCGCCGCCGGGAGATCGCCGTTCGTGCAGTGCTCGGGGCCACCCGGGCCCGGATCGTCCGACAGCTGCTGACGGAGAGTGCCATCCTCGCCATCGGCGGAACCGCCATCGGCGTGCTCGTGGCGCCGCCGATTCTCCGCGTCGTCAACACGATGATGCCGGCGCCGCTGGCCGGCCTCGCCCCTCCGGAGATTGACTGGCGGGTGCTGGGCTTCGCTGCCGCGCTGGCGCTCGTCACGAGCATCGGGTTCGGGCTCTGGCCGGCTCTCGGCTCCGCGCGCGCCGACCTGGGCGAGACGATGAAGGCGGGCGGGGGGCGGGGCGCGACCGTCGGCTCGGGACGGATGCGCCGAAGTCTGGTGGCGGCCGAATTGGCGCTGGCCGTCATGCTGCTCGTCGGGGCAGGACTGACGTTGCGCAGCTTCACGCGCCTCGTGTCCGTGAACAGCGGCATGAATACGTCGCGCGTGGGAACGCTTGAAATGACGTTCGGCTCGGAGGCCAACGACAACACGCGGCGACTGGCCGTCCTCGAAGCCGTCGTGGGGCGCCTCCGCTCGGAACCCGGAATCCAAGCGGCAGGAGTGGTCAACGATCTTCCGCTCCGCGGTGGGGGCGGTATCGGCCTCTCGTTCCACGCCGAAGGCACGCCGGCTTGGAAACCCGGGATGCCGATCGTCTTCGCGCGGTACCTCATCGCGTCGGGCGGCTACTTCAAGGCGCTGGGCATCCCCCTACTGCGCGGGCGTACGTTCGCCGAGAGCGACGATTCCCTGGCACCGAAGGTGGCGGTGATCGACCGGTTGATGGCCGACAGCATCTGGCCCGGGCAGAATGCGGTTGGCCGCCGATTCACCTTCGGCATCGACTCGCTTCATCCCGTTACGGTCATCGGTGTCGTCGGGGCCGTGCATGATTTCAGTCTCGCCGCAACGCCCTTGCTGCAGATGTACTTCCCGATCTCGCAGCAAGCGCCGCAGAACCTCGCGATCGTCGCCCGCGCGACGCTTCCGCCGGAGG from Gemmatimonadaceae bacterium includes:
- a CDS encoding FtsX-like permease family protein — translated: LLLSQAAVRRREIAVRAVLGATRARIVRQLLTESAILAIGGTAIGVLVAPPILRVVNTMMPAPLAGLAPPEIDWRVLGFAAALALVTSIGFGLWPALGSARADLGETMKAGGGRGATVGSGRMRRSLVAAELALAVMLLVGAGLTLRSFTRLVSVNSGMNTSRVGTLEMTFGSEANDNTRRLAVLEAVVGRLRSEPGIQAAGVVNDLPLRGGGGIGLSFHAEGTPAWKPGMPIVFARYLIASGGYFKALGIPLLRGRTFAESDDSLAPKVAVIDRLMADSIWPGQNAVGRRFTFGIDSLHPVTVIGVVGAVHDFSLAATPLLQMYFPISQQAPQNLAIVARATLPPEALLARLRDAVHAVDPAQAVYRVRMMDDVVGASVAPQRTNALLITMFGALALVLTSLGVYAVVAYSVAQRRRELGIRAALGATRRDLTALVAREMFWVTVLGLGVGLASAWAAARVMASLVFGVGTHDPATYVVAPLALLVPAALATFIPARRAARTNPMDTIREE